One window of the Cherax quadricarinatus isolate ZL_2023a chromosome 1, ASM3850222v1, whole genome shotgun sequence genome contains the following:
- the LOC128689998 gene encoding uncharacterized protein isoform X2 — MIPLRLIIKSVPVLSRGFKTSAKYGGDDVDFTAVVWNLTCCITEVDLPYGSSTSTKINNNEGRNNGSIYVVVDPLPSFYRTRTYHW, encoded by the exons TCTGTTCCTGTATTAAGCAGAGGCTTTAAAACCTCTGCAAAATATGGAGGAGA TGATGTTGACTTTACAGCGgtggtctggaacctaacctgctgtattacCGAG GTGGACTTACCGTAcggctcctccacctccaccaaaaTCAATAATAATGAAGGCCGAAATAATGGGAGCATTTATGTGGTGGTGGATCCTCTACCATCTTTTTACAGAACCAGAACATATCACT GGTGA
- the LOC128689998 gene encoding NADH dehydrogenase [ubiquinone] 1 beta subcomplex subunit 2, mitochondrial isoform X1: MIPLRLIIKSVPVLSRGFKTSAKYGGEWTYRTAPPPPPKSIIMKAEIMGAFMWWWILYHLFTEPEHITGEFPYPDVSKWTNAELGIPPDDED, translated from the exons TCTGTTCCTGTATTAAGCAGAGGCTTTAAAACCTCTGCAAAATATGGAGGAGA GTGGACTTACCGTAcggctcctccacctccaccaaaaTCAATAATAATGAAGGCCGAAATAATGGGAGCATTTATGTGGTGGTGGATCCTCTACCATCTTTTTACAGAACCAGAACATATCACT GGTGAATTTCCCTATCCTGATGTTTCCAAGTGGACCAATGCTGAGCTTGGTATTCCTCCTGATGATGAAGACTGA